A single window of Hylaeus volcanicus isolate JK05 chromosome 8, UHH_iyHylVolc1.0_haploid, whole genome shotgun sequence DNA harbors:
- the LOC128880613 gene encoding protein transport protein Sec31A isoform X2, producing MKVKELLKTVNVAWSPPAQHPILLAAGTAAQQLDASFNTSASLDIYSLNLQQAGYDLELKATIASDHRFHKITWGAYGNSPSGIIVGGCDYGTIKIYSVAKLLANDNNCLISSPDRHTGPVRALDFNPFQTNLLATGATDSEIYIWDIVNTTTPMTPGSRSQPLEDVQYIAWNKQVQHILASTFSQRCVIWDLRKNEPIIKLTDTNSKVRWKVVQWHPNVATQLCLASEDDQAPVIELWDLRFATSPLKMFQNHQRGVLSIAWNPCDPDLLLSCAKDNRILCWNPNSDAPNGEVICELAQTNQWNFDVSWCPRHPGLVVGTSFDGHAVIYSLLGGQQQMSMETSNKIVDSFPGMDPFTQPPSVMQSEPAVILTKAPKWLKRPFGASFGFGGKLIIFENEPIDPNLPANSNRKVIISQVITQPELIQRSKELEDVLKTEQYSDYCKEKAEKTTDVHRKKIWNCVGVYFGENVAKEILELLGYDIETMNNKLNQLVPREDINNITEGVGNLNNVLNGNVINGSAAFDAIAQDQINKATAVTSINNNFQLNVSDDEDGLITQAILLGNIEAAVSLCFANKRYADAVILSMAAGPDLLARTQYRYFSEHSGALNSLINSLVSENWAEVVNNTDINCWKEVLIGIFTHSNPQERSTLCDMLGDRLASSDNPTHKEQAQICYICSGNLNKMVESSNVDIQEVVELVMIMQKALEMQGIRETQIEGKIASVLSQYAEMLASEGDLDAALNYLGNSQDEKIVMLKDRLYRALGYIEESKGVAKTPAMQNYYAQPRRSLQNPQNPLLASREQTRSFIDPNIAPAKQPLASSTNQFHTHQPQQSFGLSPLQPHVQSSMQYDQYQTSHYTPSSVSQPPPLPPPTTGSSGIGSRPPSAGPQARSKYLIDPSVKSTATYGQTGFPQQTMSYNQQMSPMTGYTPSNTYQPQVPIPGNTYPGQNFTTGLQESEPFKPVQPSGLPPLQNLQQNEMYDPIRTQPVSQAYGNESVYKPSLQSAGWNDPPVAKSRIQSKQEYQPQNPILHPLRGAVAQPEQNVLPQEKMYADTQVPYNPQQYNQSIPNINAQFAKPVEPSQPAGFARGSEPEKPKAPIPEQHIHLKTVFDELKNQCYENAKNPQIKRKIEDVSKKLEVLYDCLRESKLSQNTLQGLHQISQMIQSGNYTGGLDLHTQLVSGPDFSEISSFMPGIKVLLLSALQLSVYIR from the exons ATGAAGGTGAAGGAGTTATTGAAGACAGTCAATGTAGCATGGTCACCACCTGCTCAGCATCCCATATTATTAGCTGCAGGAACTGCAGCTCAACAACTTGATGCAAGTTTTAACACATCTGCCAGCTTGGATATATATTCGTTGAATTTACAACAAGCAGGATATGATTTGGAATTGAAAGCCACTATTGCAAGCGATCATAG atttcataaaataacaTGGGGTGCATATGGTAATAGTCCATCTGGTATAATTGTTGGAGGCTGTGATTATGGCACAATAAAGATTTATTCGGTGGCCAAACTGTTGGctaatgataataattgtttaataagcAGTCCAGACAGACATACAGGTCCAGTCAGAGCATTGGACTTCAATCCTTTCCAAACTAATTTATTAGCAACAGGAGCAACTGACagtgaaatttatatatgGGATATTGTTAATACAACTACTCCAATGACTCCTGGATCTAGGAGTCAACCATTAGAAGATGTACAATATATTGCATGGAATAAGCAAG TGCAACACATTCTTGCTTCCACATTTTCACAACGATGTGTCATATGggatttaagaaaaaatgaacCCATAATCAAGCTAACAGATACAAATTCCaaa GTACGATGGAAAGTAGTCCAGTGGCATCCAAATGTTGCAACACAATTGTGCTTAGCATCAGAAGATGATCAAGCTCCTGTAATCGAATTATGGGACTTAAGGTTTGCAACATCAccattaaaaatgttccaaaaTCACCAGCGCGGCGTTTTATCGATTGCTTGGAATCCATGTGATCCAGATCTACTCTTGAGTTGTGCCAAAGATAACAGAATATTATGTTGGAATCCTAATTCTGATGCACCA AATGGTGAAGTGATTTGTGAGTTAGCCCAAACAAACCAATGGAATTTTGATGTTTCATGGTGTCCAAGGCATCCAGGATTAGTTGTTGGAACCAGTTTCGACGGACACGCGGTAATTTATTCCTTATTGGGAGGACAACAACAAATGTCtatggaaacatcaaacaaaattgtagaCTCTTTTCCTGGAATGGACCCCTTTACTCAACCACCTTCTGTAATGCAATCAGAACCAGCAGTTATATTGACAAAAGCTCCCAAATGGTTAAAAAGACCATTTGGGGCTTCTTTTGgt tttggtggtaaattgataatatttgaaaatgagcCTATAGATCCGAATCTACCTGcaaattcaaatagaaaagttATTATATCCCAAGTGATAACGCAAccagaattaattcaacgtTCCAAGGAATTAGAGGACGTTCTTAAAACTGAACAATATAGCGATTACTGTAAAGAAAAGGCTGAGAAAACAACCGATGTacatagaaagaaaatatggaATTGTGTCGGGGTATATTTCGGTGAAAATgtagcaaaagaaatattagaattacTGGGTTATGACATAGaaacaatgaataataaattaaatcagtTGGTCCCTcgagaagatattaacaaCATTACGGAAGGTGTTGGTAATCTTAATAAT GTATTGAATGGAAACGTTATAAATGGAAGTGCGGCATTTGATGCCATTGCACAAGATCAAATTAACAAGGCAACCGCGGTTACgtcaataaataacaattttcaattaaacgtgTCCGATG ATGAGGATGGGCTTATTACTCAAGCGATCCTCTTAGGAAATATTGAAGCTGCTGTGTCTTTATGTTTTGCCAACAAAAGGTACGCAGATGCAGTCATTCTTTCAATGGCTGCTGGACCTGACTTACTAGCACGTACCCAGTACAGATACTTTTCAGAACATTCTGGAGCTCTCAATTCTCTTATCAATTCGTTAGTTAGTGAAAACTGGGCTGAAGTTGTTAATAATACTGACATAAATTGCTGGAAAGAAGTAttaattggaatatttaccCATTCGAATCCACAGGAGCGATCCACTTTGTGCG ATATGCTTGGAGATCGTTTGGCGTCATCTGATAATCCAACTCATAAAGAGCAAGCTCAAATTTGTTACATCTGTTCcggaaatttaaacaaaatggtaGAATCGTCCAATGTTGATATACAAGAAGTAGTCGAATTGGTAATGATAATGCAGAAAGCCTTGGAAATGCAAGGTATCAGAGAAACTCAAATAGAAGGAAAAATTGCTAGCGTTTTGTCTCAGTATGCGGAAATGTTAGCATCAGAGGGAGACCTTGATGCTGCATTAAACTATCTCGGAAATAGTCAGGACGAAAAGATTGTCATGTTAAAAGATCGTCTTTATAGAGCGTTAGGATATATCGAAGAATCAAAAGGCGTGGCAAAAACGCCAGCaatgcaaaattattatgCTCAACCGAGAAGATCTTTGCAGAATCCACAAAATCCGTTACTTGCTTCAAGAGAACAAACGAGATCTTTCATCGATCCTAACATCGCTCCCGCAAAACAACCTTTGGCCTCGTCTACAAATCAGTTCCACACTCATCAGCCACAACAATCTTTCGGGTTATCCCCTCTTCAGCCACATGTACAATCCTCTATGCAATACGATCAGTACCAAACGTCTCATTACACTCCATCATCCGTTTCTCAACCACCTCCTTTACCACCTCCTACAACGGGATCAAGTGGAATCGGTTCACGACCACCAAGCGCCGGGCCTCAAGCAAGATCGAAATACTTAATAGATCCATCTGTAAAATCTACTGCAACATATGGTCAAACTGGGTTTCCTCAACAAACAATGTCATATAATCAGCAAATGTCTCCAATGACAGGCTATACGCCTTCGAATACGTATCAGCCTCAGGTTCCTATACCAGGAAACACATATCCTGGACAAAACTTTACGACCGGTCTGCAAGAATCAGAACCATTTAAACCTGTTCAACCTAGTGGATTACCGCCATTACAGAATCTACAGCAAAATGAGATGTATGATCCAATTAGAACACAACCTGTTTCTCAAGCTTATGGAAACGAGAGTGTCTATAAACCATCACTACAATCTGCAGGGTGGAATGACCCACCAGTCGCGAAGTCTAGAATACAA TCAAAACAGGAATATCAACCTCAAAATCCTATTTTGCATCCATTGAGGGGTGCTGTAGCACAACCTGAACAAAAC GTTTTACCCCAAGAAAAGATGTATGCTGATACACAGGTCCCTTATAATCCACAACAATATAACCAGAGCATTCCAAATATTAATGCTCAATTTGCCAAGCCAGTGGAGCCTTCACAACCAGCAGGATTTGCAAGAGGATCAGAACCTGAGAAACCGAAAGCACCAATACCAGAACAACACATACATTTGAAAACAGTGTTCGACGAATTGAAGAACCAATGCTACGAAAACGCTAAAAACCCA caaattaaaaggaaaatagaaGATGTATCGAAAAAACTTGAAGTTTTATACGATTGCCTTAGGGAAAGTAAA TTGTCGCAAAACACATTGCAAGGATTGCATCAAATATCGCAAATGATACAAAGTGGAAATTACACTGGTGGCTTAGATCTTCACACGCAATTAGTGTCAGGTCCAGATTTTAGTGAAATATCTTCTTTTATGCCAGGGATTAAAGTATTATTGCTGAGTGCCCTTCAACTGAGTGTTTATATTAGATAG
- the LOC128880615 gene encoding polypeptide N-acetylgalactosaminyltransferase 1-like: MRIAMWPRLRRHRMIPMVLSIVILTGMLLVWLRKNQETEDRSDYASLRLLGNDRDYMDRRGIHVVVGHYIGDSVDPLKTPNITKELLNTNMFDPRPNDGKNGSPVLVPAKNFHDMQQLYQINRFNLMASDRIPLNRTLPDVRRKGCISRYSTLGSLPKTSIIVVFHNEAWSTLLRTVHSVINRSPRDLLEEIILVDDDSDRDFLRDPLDEHVRSLQVPTKVLRSRKRIGLVNARLLGANDAKGEVLTFLDAHCECTVGWLEPLLEAIAKNRTKVISPVIDIINDDTFSYTRSFELHWGAFNWDMHFRWLTLNGRLLKERRENIVEPFRTPAMAGGLFSMDRKYFFELGSYDDQMRIWGGENLEMSFRVWQCGGSIEIAPCSHVGHLFRKSSPYTFPGGVGEILYGNLARVALVWMDDWAEFYFKFNPEAARLRYKQPVRSRLKLRKKLQCKSFQWYLDNVWPEHFFPTDDRFFGRIVHISTKKCIMRPTAKGTYSQPSGYAVLEGCVPRPILGQMFVMTKDGIVMTDESVCLDAPEHDTQHKTPKVKIMACSGHKKQKWEYDERTKAFLHVSSGMCLQSSNGESPVIAVCTKDVDQQWMLESVPWK, from the exons ATGAGGATCGCCATGTGGCCACGTTTGAGGAGGCATCGGATGATCCCGATGGTTCTTTCGATTGTCATCCTGACGGGGATGCTTCTCGTTTGGTTGAGGAAGAACCAGGAGACCGAGGATCGCAGCGATTATGCTTCTCTGCG GCTTTTAGGGAATGACAGGGATTACATGGATCGTAGGGGAATACACGTGGTGGTCGGCCATTACATCGGGGATTCTGTGGATCCTTTGAAAACACCAAACATTACTAAAG AGCTCCTCAATACGAACATGTTTGATCCGCGACCAAACGACGGGAAAAACGGCAGCCCTGTTCTTGTGCCAGCGAAGAACTTCCACGATATGCAACAACTCTACCAAATTAATCGATTCAACTTGATGGCTAGCGACAGAATCCCCCTAAATCGAACTCTACCGGATGTCAGGAGAAAGGG ATGTATCTCCCGGTACTCGACTTTGGGCAGCTTACCAAAGACCTCGATAATCGTCGTCTTCCATAACGAAGCTTGGAGTACGTTGCTCAGGACTGTGCACAGCGTCATCAATAGATCGCCGCGGGATTTGCTGGAGGAAATCATTCTCGTCGACGATGACAGCGACAGAG ATTTTTTGAGGGACCCGCTAGACGAGCATGTAAGGAGCCTGCAAGTGCCCACTAAAGTTCTTCGTTCCAGGAAACGCATAGGCTTGGTAAACGCGAGGCTGTTGGGCGCGAACGACGCCAAAGGCGAAGTCCTCACGTTCCTCGATGCCCATTGCGAATGCACGGTTG GATGGTTGGAACCTTTGCTGGAGGCGATCGCTAAGAACAGGACGAAAGTTATTTCTCCTGTTATCGATATCATAAACGACGACACTTTCAGCTACACTCG GTCTTTCGAGTTGCATTGGGGAGCATTCAATTGGGACATGCACTTCCGCTGGTTGACGCTGAACGGTCGTTTGCTGAAGGAGAGACGCGAGAACATCGTCGAACCGTTCAGGACGCCAGCTATGGCTGGAGGTCTGTTCTCCATGGACCGGAAGTACTTCTTCGAGCTAGGAAGCTACGACGACCAGATGAGGATCTGGGGTGGGGAAAATTTGGAGATGTCGTTTCGTGTGTGGCAGTGTGGGGGTAGCATTGAAATCGCTCCTTGCTCCCACGTGGGGCATCTATTCAGAAAATCGTCGCCGTACACTTTCCCAGGGGGTGTCGGAGAAATACTGTACGGAAACCTTGCACGAGTGGCTCTGGTCTGGATGGACGActgggcagaattttatttcaagtttaatCCAG AGGCGGCGAGACTGAGATACAAGCAGCCAGTTCGATCCAGATTGAAGTTACGCAAAAAACTGCAATGCAAGAGCTTTCAGTGGTATTTGGATAACGTGTGGCCAGAACACTTTTTCCCCACGGACGATCGATTTTTCGGTCGG ATCGTACACATCTCAACCAAAAAATGTATCATGCGTCCCACTGCGAAGGGTACGTATTCGCAGCCCTCGGGATACGCGGTTCTCGAGGGTTGCGTACCGCGACCAATACTCGGTCAAATGTTCGTGATGACGAAGGATGGTATAGTAATGACCGACGAAAGCGTTTGCTTGGATGCTCCTGAACACGATACTCAGCACAAGACGCCGAAAGTTAAAATAATGGCGTGCAGCGGCCACAAGAAGCAGAAATGGGAGTACGACGAGCGA ACGAAAGCATTTTTGCACGTTTCTTCTGGCATGTGTCTGCAATCGAGCAACGGCGAGAGTCCTGTGATTGCTGTCTGCACGAAGGACGTCGATCAGCAGTGGATGCTGGAATCGGTTCCATGGAAGTAA
- the LOC128880613 gene encoding protein transport protein Sec31A isoform X1 gives MKVKELLKTVNVAWSPPAQHPILLAAGTAAQQLDASFNTSASLDIYSLNLQQAGYDLELKATIASDHRFHKITWGAYGNSPSGIIVGGCDYGTIKIYSVAKLLANDNNCLISSPDRHTGPVRALDFNPFQTNLLATGATDSEIYIWDIVNTTTPMTPGSRSQPLEDVQYIAWNKQVQHILASTFSQRCVIWDLRKNEPIIKLTDTNSKVRWKVVQWHPNVATQLCLASEDDQAPVIELWDLRFATSPLKMFQNHQRGVLSIAWNPCDPDLLLSCAKDNRILCWNPNSDAPNGEVICELAQTNQWNFDVSWCPRHPGLVVGTSFDGHAVIYSLLGGQQQMSMETSNKIVDSFPGMDPFTQPPSVMQSEPAVILTKAPKWLKRPFGASFGFGGKLIIFENEPIDPNLPANSNRKVIISQVITQPELIQRSKELEDVLKTEQYSDYCKEKAEKTTDVHRKKIWNCVGVYFGENVAKEILELLGYDIETMNNKLNQLVPREDINNITEGVGNLNNVLNGNVINGSAAFDAIAQDQINKATAVTSINNNFQLNVSDDEDGLITQAILLGNIEAAVSLCFANKRYADAVILSMAAGPDLLARTQYRYFSEHSGALNSLINSLVSENWAEVVNNTDINCWKEVLIGIFTHSNPQERSTLCDMLGDRLASSDNPTHKEQAQICYICSGNLNKMVESSNVDIQEVVELVMIMQKALEMQGIRETQIEGKIASVLSQYAEMLASEGDLDAALNYLGNSQDEKIVMLKDRLYRALGYIEESKGVAKTPAMQNYYAQPRRSLQNPQNPLLASREQTRSFIDPNIAPAKQPLASSTNQFHTHQPQQSFGLSPLQPHVQSSMQYDQYQTSHYTPSSVSQPPPLPPPTTGSSGIGSRPPSAGPQARSKYLIDPSVKSTATYGQTGFPQQTMSYNQQMSPMTGYTPSNTYQPQVPIPGNTYPGQNFTTGLQESEPFKPVQPSGLPPLQNLQQNEMYDPIRTQPVSQAYGNESVYKPSLQSAGWNDPPVAKSRIQPVLALYTKNEMSAEHAGTRKWKAKHSKNVNMKSKQEYQPQNPILHPLRGAVAQPEQNVLPQEKMYADTQVPYNPQQYNQSIPNINAQFAKPVEPSQPAGFARGSEPEKPKAPIPEQHIHLKTVFDELKNQCYENAKNPQIKRKIEDVSKKLEVLYDCLRESKLSQNTLQGLHQISQMIQSGNYTGGLDLHTQLVSGPDFSEISSFMPGIKVLLLSALQLSVYIR, from the exons ATGAAGGTGAAGGAGTTATTGAAGACAGTCAATGTAGCATGGTCACCACCTGCTCAGCATCCCATATTATTAGCTGCAGGAACTGCAGCTCAACAACTTGATGCAAGTTTTAACACATCTGCCAGCTTGGATATATATTCGTTGAATTTACAACAAGCAGGATATGATTTGGAATTGAAAGCCACTATTGCAAGCGATCATAG atttcataaaataacaTGGGGTGCATATGGTAATAGTCCATCTGGTATAATTGTTGGAGGCTGTGATTATGGCACAATAAAGATTTATTCGGTGGCCAAACTGTTGGctaatgataataattgtttaataagcAGTCCAGACAGACATACAGGTCCAGTCAGAGCATTGGACTTCAATCCTTTCCAAACTAATTTATTAGCAACAGGAGCAACTGACagtgaaatttatatatgGGATATTGTTAATACAACTACTCCAATGACTCCTGGATCTAGGAGTCAACCATTAGAAGATGTACAATATATTGCATGGAATAAGCAAG TGCAACACATTCTTGCTTCCACATTTTCACAACGATGTGTCATATGggatttaagaaaaaatgaacCCATAATCAAGCTAACAGATACAAATTCCaaa GTACGATGGAAAGTAGTCCAGTGGCATCCAAATGTTGCAACACAATTGTGCTTAGCATCAGAAGATGATCAAGCTCCTGTAATCGAATTATGGGACTTAAGGTTTGCAACATCAccattaaaaatgttccaaaaTCACCAGCGCGGCGTTTTATCGATTGCTTGGAATCCATGTGATCCAGATCTACTCTTGAGTTGTGCCAAAGATAACAGAATATTATGTTGGAATCCTAATTCTGATGCACCA AATGGTGAAGTGATTTGTGAGTTAGCCCAAACAAACCAATGGAATTTTGATGTTTCATGGTGTCCAAGGCATCCAGGATTAGTTGTTGGAACCAGTTTCGACGGACACGCGGTAATTTATTCCTTATTGGGAGGACAACAACAAATGTCtatggaaacatcaaacaaaattgtagaCTCTTTTCCTGGAATGGACCCCTTTACTCAACCACCTTCTGTAATGCAATCAGAACCAGCAGTTATATTGACAAAAGCTCCCAAATGGTTAAAAAGACCATTTGGGGCTTCTTTTGgt tttggtggtaaattgataatatttgaaaatgagcCTATAGATCCGAATCTACCTGcaaattcaaatagaaaagttATTATATCCCAAGTGATAACGCAAccagaattaattcaacgtTCCAAGGAATTAGAGGACGTTCTTAAAACTGAACAATATAGCGATTACTGTAAAGAAAAGGCTGAGAAAACAACCGATGTacatagaaagaaaatatggaATTGTGTCGGGGTATATTTCGGTGAAAATgtagcaaaagaaatattagaattacTGGGTTATGACATAGaaacaatgaataataaattaaatcagtTGGTCCCTcgagaagatattaacaaCATTACGGAAGGTGTTGGTAATCTTAATAAT GTATTGAATGGAAACGTTATAAATGGAAGTGCGGCATTTGATGCCATTGCACAAGATCAAATTAACAAGGCAACCGCGGTTACgtcaataaataacaattttcaattaaacgtgTCCGATG ATGAGGATGGGCTTATTACTCAAGCGATCCTCTTAGGAAATATTGAAGCTGCTGTGTCTTTATGTTTTGCCAACAAAAGGTACGCAGATGCAGTCATTCTTTCAATGGCTGCTGGACCTGACTTACTAGCACGTACCCAGTACAGATACTTTTCAGAACATTCTGGAGCTCTCAATTCTCTTATCAATTCGTTAGTTAGTGAAAACTGGGCTGAAGTTGTTAATAATACTGACATAAATTGCTGGAAAGAAGTAttaattggaatatttaccCATTCGAATCCACAGGAGCGATCCACTTTGTGCG ATATGCTTGGAGATCGTTTGGCGTCATCTGATAATCCAACTCATAAAGAGCAAGCTCAAATTTGTTACATCTGTTCcggaaatttaaacaaaatggtaGAATCGTCCAATGTTGATATACAAGAAGTAGTCGAATTGGTAATGATAATGCAGAAAGCCTTGGAAATGCAAGGTATCAGAGAAACTCAAATAGAAGGAAAAATTGCTAGCGTTTTGTCTCAGTATGCGGAAATGTTAGCATCAGAGGGAGACCTTGATGCTGCATTAAACTATCTCGGAAATAGTCAGGACGAAAAGATTGTCATGTTAAAAGATCGTCTTTATAGAGCGTTAGGATATATCGAAGAATCAAAAGGCGTGGCAAAAACGCCAGCaatgcaaaattattatgCTCAACCGAGAAGATCTTTGCAGAATCCACAAAATCCGTTACTTGCTTCAAGAGAACAAACGAGATCTTTCATCGATCCTAACATCGCTCCCGCAAAACAACCTTTGGCCTCGTCTACAAATCAGTTCCACACTCATCAGCCACAACAATCTTTCGGGTTATCCCCTCTTCAGCCACATGTACAATCCTCTATGCAATACGATCAGTACCAAACGTCTCATTACACTCCATCATCCGTTTCTCAACCACCTCCTTTACCACCTCCTACAACGGGATCAAGTGGAATCGGTTCACGACCACCAAGCGCCGGGCCTCAAGCAAGATCGAAATACTTAATAGATCCATCTGTAAAATCTACTGCAACATATGGTCAAACTGGGTTTCCTCAACAAACAATGTCATATAATCAGCAAATGTCTCCAATGACAGGCTATACGCCTTCGAATACGTATCAGCCTCAGGTTCCTATACCAGGAAACACATATCCTGGACAAAACTTTACGACCGGTCTGCAAGAATCAGAACCATTTAAACCTGTTCAACCTAGTGGATTACCGCCATTACAGAATCTACAGCAAAATGAGATGTATGATCCAATTAGAACACAACCTGTTTCTCAAGCTTATGGAAACGAGAGTGTCTATAAACCATCACTACAATCTGCAGGGTGGAATGACCCACCAGTCGCGAAGTCTAGAATACAA CCAGTACTGGCATTATacacgaaaaatgaaatgtctgCGGAACATGCCGGTACCAGGAAATGGAAAGCAAAACATTCGAAGAATGTGAACATGAAG TCAAAACAGGAATATCAACCTCAAAATCCTATTTTGCATCCATTGAGGGGTGCTGTAGCACAACCTGAACAAAAC GTTTTACCCCAAGAAAAGATGTATGCTGATACACAGGTCCCTTATAATCCACAACAATATAACCAGAGCATTCCAAATATTAATGCTCAATTTGCCAAGCCAGTGGAGCCTTCACAACCAGCAGGATTTGCAAGAGGATCAGAACCTGAGAAACCGAAAGCACCAATACCAGAACAACACATACATTTGAAAACAGTGTTCGACGAATTGAAGAACCAATGCTACGAAAACGCTAAAAACCCA caaattaaaaggaaaatagaaGATGTATCGAAAAAACTTGAAGTTTTATACGATTGCCTTAGGGAAAGTAAA TTGTCGCAAAACACATTGCAAGGATTGCATCAAATATCGCAAATGATACAAAGTGGAAATTACACTGGTGGCTTAGATCTTCACACGCAATTAGTGTCAGGTCCAGATTTTAGTGAAATATCTTCTTTTATGCCAGGGATTAAAGTATTATTGCTGAGTGCCCTTCAACTGAGTGTTTATATTAGATAG